A region from the Desulfitobacterium dehalogenans ATCC 51507 genome encodes:
- a CDS encoding LUD domain-containing protein, whose protein sequence is MRKEFKEYSKEIDRAKHDENIRKAISRAVKAYRETTDSTMARFPHTPDLAAEVREIKSRSVAQRKELLAQAMEAVERNKGKAFYAKDKHEALVMAAEIIGQGKTVVKGKSMLGEELHLREYLEEVGNEVWETDLGEFILQLKKDRPMHILSPAIHVPREKVAEIFTQFFGKEVEPDIAKEVSIVREFMREKYFTADVGISSANVVAADTGAFVIIENEGNVRLSTAAPPVHLMIVGTEKLVPTFQEAMKVAEVTWRYAQYGVPSYVNIVTGPSKTGDIEKVTTYGAHGPKKFYVIFVDNGREKMAEDDDFKQASHCLRCGGCMYECPVFQITAGTFGETYLGGIGTIWNVFTSGGLEATAPQIHTCLRCGRCVERCPMQIDVPNMVGELRKRLSSGEVID, encoded by the coding sequence ATGAGAAAAGAATTTAAAGAGTACTCTAAAGAAATAGATCGTGCCAAGCATGATGAGAATATTCGCAAAGCCATATCTCGGGCGGTAAAAGCCTATCGTGAAACGACGGATAGCACCATGGCACGTTTTCCCCATACCCCCGATCTTGCTGCAGAAGTACGGGAAATCAAAAGCCGTTCTGTTGCTCAGAGGAAAGAACTCCTTGCTCAAGCCATGGAGGCGGTTGAACGCAATAAAGGGAAGGCTTTCTATGCCAAGGATAAGCATGAAGCCTTAGTTATGGCCGCTGAAATTATTGGTCAAGGGAAAACCGTTGTCAAGGGCAAGAGCATGTTAGGAGAAGAGCTCCACCTTCGGGAGTATCTAGAGGAAGTAGGCAATGAGGTCTGGGAAACAGATCTTGGAGAATTCATCCTCCAACTTAAAAAAGATCGCCCCATGCATATCCTTTCTCCGGCTATTCATGTTCCCCGGGAAAAGGTTGCTGAAATCTTTACTCAATTCTTTGGTAAAGAAGTGGAGCCCGATATTGCCAAAGAGGTGAGCATTGTTCGGGAATTTATGCGTGAAAAATATTTTACCGCTGATGTGGGCATTAGTTCAGCCAATGTGGTGGCTGCCGACACCGGGGCATTTGTTATCATTGAAAATGAAGGCAATGTTCGCTTGTCGACAGCGGCTCCTCCGGTCCACCTTATGATTGTAGGAACTGAAAAATTAGTTCCAACTTTCCAGGAAGCGATGAAAGTAGCTGAAGTGACCTGGCGGTATGCACAATATGGTGTCCCATCCTATGTTAATATTGTCACTGGGCCAAGTAAAACGGGGGATATTGAAAAAGTCACCACTTACGGTGCCCACGGTCCCAAAAAATTTTATGTCATCTTCGTTGATAACGGCCGGGAAAAGATGGCTGAGGATGATGACTTTAAGCAAGCATCCCATTGTCTGCGCTGCGGGGGGTGTATGTATGAATGTCCCGTATTCCAAATCACTGCAGGAACCTTTGGAGAAACCTATCTTGGCGGTATCGGCACCATCTGGAATGTCTTTACTTCAGGAGGCTTAGAGGCTACTGCACCCCAAATCCACACCTGTCTGCGCTGCGGACGCTGTGTAGAGCGTTGCCCAATGCAAATTGATGTGCCCAATATGGTAGGAGAATTAAGAAAACGCCTATCAAGCGGAGAAGTGATTGATTAA